The proteins below are encoded in one region of Planctomycetaceae bacterium:
- a CDS encoding sigma-54 dependent transcriptional regulator: protein MSDRPCQNVLVAAVQPQTVRTLLAELAAGGIRGMVVREGDKAAALSEQAIWDLVIVESQISGGPWSLIDRCRTCYPERPLVMVGPAGDTASAVAAMRAGCWDYLAQPLDAAAAHALIETYLPARAVALAGGGAGEVLPPYQIAGVSGRFLEVVELARRVAPTSVAVLISGESGTGKELLSYLIHRESRRGRGAYIRVNCAALNESLLESELFGHERGAFTGACAQRKGRFERADGGTLLLDEISETGPRLQAELLRVLEQQDFERVGGSENIHVNVRVVSTTNRDLAGDVEAGRFRRDLHYRIAGMHLQVPPLRQRIEDIPVLVWHFVNHFAGEVRRKITDLDPAMLELFCDYHWPGNIRQLRNVVRTALIFGRDNVLSLREADFLADELRRGQGEQVVTLRLRELERQAVMEALRRTQRNQVKAAELLGISDRTLREKLRKYRAEPQGQPSGEATCQSSPM, encoded by the coding sequence ATGAGTGACCGTCCTTGCCAGAATGTGCTCGTTGCGGCAGTGCAGCCGCAAACCGTGCGGACGCTGCTGGCGGAACTCGCCGCCGGCGGTATCCGCGGCATGGTCGTGCGCGAAGGCGACAAGGCGGCGGCTTTATCCGAGCAGGCCATCTGGGACTTGGTGATCGTCGAGTCGCAGATCTCCGGTGGACCCTGGAGCCTCATCGATCGATGCCGCACGTGCTACCCCGAACGCCCGCTGGTGATGGTCGGCCCCGCCGGCGACACCGCCTCGGCGGTGGCCGCCATGCGGGCGGGCTGCTGGGACTACCTTGCCCAACCGCTGGACGCCGCGGCCGCCCACGCCTTGATCGAAACCTATCTGCCGGCCCGGGCGGTGGCGCTGGCCGGCGGTGGCGCCGGCGAGGTTCTCCCGCCTTACCAGATCGCCGGCGTCAGCGGACGGTTTCTCGAGGTGGTCGAGCTGGCCCGGCGGGTGGCCCCGACGTCGGTGGCGGTCCTTATCAGCGGCGAGAGCGGCACGGGCAAGGAACTGCTGTCTTACCTGATCCACCGCGAAAGCCGCCGCGGGCGCGGGGCGTACATCCGCGTCAACTGCGCCGCCCTGAACGAGTCGCTGCTGGAGAGCGAACTGTTCGGCCACGAGCGGGGCGCCTTCACCGGCGCCTGTGCCCAGCGTAAAGGCCGCTTCGAGCGCGCCGACGGCGGCACGCTGCTGCTGGACGAGATTTCCGAGACCGGTCCGCGGCTGCAGGCCGAACTGCTGCGGGTGCTCGAGCAGCAGGACTTCGAGCGCGTCGGCGGCAGCGAGAACATCCACGTCAACGTGCGCGTCGTCAGCACGACCAACCGGGACCTCGCCGGCGACGTCGAAGCCGGGCGCTTCCGCCGCGACCTGCACTACCGGATCGCGGGAATGCACCTGCAGGTGCCGCCGCTGCGGCAGCGCATCGAGGACATCCCGGTTCTGGTCTGGCACTTCGTCAATCACTTCGCCGGCGAAGTGCGGCGCAAGATCACCGACCTCGACCCGGCGATGCTCGAGCTGTTCTGCGACTACCACTGGCCCGGCAACATCCGCCAGCTCCGCAACGTGGTGCGCACCGCCCTGATCTTCGGGCGCGACAACGTCCTGTCGCTGCGCGAGGCGGACTTTCTGGCCGACGAACTGCGGCGCGGGCAGGGCGAGCAGGTCGTGACGCTGCGCCTGCGCGAGCTGGAGCGCCAGGCGGTCATGGAAGCCTTGCGCCGCACCCAGCGAAACCAGGTCAAGGCGGCGGAACTGCTGGGAATCTCCGACCGAACGCTGCGGGAAAAGCTGCGAAAGTATCGCGCCGAGCCCCAGGGGCAACCTTCAGGAGAAGCGACATGCCAATCGAGCCCGATGTAA
- a CDS encoding flagellar motor protein MotB, which yields MATRNQQNDAPAGPGIWVVSFSDCMTNLMTFFVLLVSFASFDKKAMSRLGTVFETVSQQSLFNVHRPPGGSVLPPSPSNDVTEKGSEAPTDFPAELTVSPMESPDADLQASRHELSLPIDKLFWGNGAALQQQGRRALSVVAPYLAKIPRVVVVEVGSEAQIDRAVAVVQFFTETHHLPPQQFCISAPARAGSTTAGDYIRLIVLAKEVCP from the coding sequence ATGGCCACGCGAAACCAACAAAATGACGCCCCGGCCGGACCGGGGATCTGGGTCGTCAGTTTCAGCGACTGCATGACCAACCTCATGACGTTCTTCGTCCTGCTGGTCTCGTTCGCCTCCTTCGACAAGAAAGCCATGAGCCGCCTGGGAACGGTTTTCGAGACCGTCTCGCAGCAGTCGCTCTTCAACGTGCATAGGCCTCCCGGGGGGTCCGTGCTGCCTCCGTCGCCCAGCAACGACGTGACCGAGAAAGGCAGCGAGGCCCCCACGGATTTCCCTGCTGAACTGACCGTCTCGCCCATGGAAAGTCCCGACGCCGACCTCCAGGCGTCCCGGCACGAACTCTCCCTGCCGATCGATAAGCTCTTCTGGGGCAATGGCGCCGCCCTGCAGCAGCAGGGTCGGCGCGCGCTGTCGGTCGTGGCGCCATACCTGGCGAAGATTCCCCGCGTGGTCGTCGTTGAGGTCGGCAGCGAGGCGCAGATCGATCGCGCCGTCGCCGTCGTGCAGTTCTTCACCGAAACCCATCACCTGCCGCCGCAGCAGTTCTGCATTTCCGCCCCGGCCCGGGCGGGCTCGACAACGGCTGGCGACTACATCAGGCTGATCGTCCTGGCCAAGGAGGTC
- a CDS encoding tetratricopeptide repeat protein, which translates to MDDTKATTDVLSNAPAGAPAAGDSSVADSSLNLSAIRADVLRKSTKTQHNWPLVLVALGAVASVFAWIGFRNSGAAPEPGLQSGTALVARPDAVRPVAQSQPAPPEPPAGVSWTAAERYFAAGDYDRALTQYQQLLSVSAQRPGPGPMAGLFRIRIADCVLRKGDAADYRRILTEACQGPSPLVNCLANYRLAMLDFDQEIWMQARMRAYCAIACSAALENADEIVAQCDLLAARSLTQQVLKVTAVDATLPHLPLKAVDAITGSSEESLVGAILNGSNKVTASALGPRITRLSDADILVRWQGVCLAAPVEQTLNRLGHAVGCDVLWSGVAAPVRARGITALTGAMTQQRLFEVFAGAAGLIAQFDGKQSTVSDPTASDSAAAQRQLLLSESAAAWRRLLLRESDHLRQAEGHYALGIINECLNDRPAAVTEYRLTARQYSQSLAAPQALLRSAKVCLAMKDYAGAEEDLTALLDTYPQSAGMDDVFLALGKANLESGREAEALRFFKRVYYLDRSVETKMAAALGAGNTGFRRGDYQQAVSWLGKYVSLSGGMSHIQTAPVHLMIARSHMALGNLSQARRALWLCLSAKPQAQVELEALFEMAVVEERSDRYAAAVILCNRAESRIGADDRLRGQVVLLRAQLHRRMGLTDNAAVDLRRRLQHVTDPAEAATLTLELAACYRLGGQSSEAYSLLLDLLTRVKPGPAAHQAQCELAELSLELGKNAQAATLATELLRMNPDTLLQGRARQVLVAAQVSQKDFNTAVSTMTVGPKVTGGDRR; encoded by the coding sequence ATGGACGACACGAAAGCCACGACGGATGTTTTGTCGAATGCCCCGGCGGGTGCGCCCGCGGCGGGGGATTCGTCCGTTGCGGATTCGTCTCTGAATCTCAGCGCCATCCGTGCTGACGTCCTCCGCAAATCTACCAAGACCCAGCACAACTGGCCTCTGGTGCTGGTGGCGCTGGGCGCCGTGGCCAGCGTATTCGCCTGGATCGGCTTTCGCAACTCCGGCGCTGCCCCTGAGCCCGGCCTGCAGTCCGGGACAGCTCTGGTTGCCAGGCCCGATGCCGTCCGCCCCGTCGCGCAGAGCCAGCCGGCTCCGCCGGAGCCCCCCGCCGGCGTGTCCTGGACGGCTGCGGAGCGGTACTTCGCCGCCGGTGACTACGATCGCGCCTTGACGCAGTACCAGCAGTTGCTGTCCGTATCGGCCCAGCGCCCTGGTCCGGGGCCCATGGCCGGTCTGTTCCGCATCCGTATCGCCGACTGCGTGCTTCGAAAGGGCGATGCAGCTGACTATCGGCGGATTCTCACTGAAGCGTGCCAGGGTCCCAGCCCGCTGGTGAATTGCCTGGCCAACTACCGCCTGGCGATGCTGGACTTCGACCAGGAAATATGGATGCAGGCGCGAATGCGGGCGTATTGCGCCATCGCATGCTCGGCCGCGCTGGAAAACGCCGACGAGATCGTCGCCCAGTGCGACCTGTTGGCGGCCAGAAGCCTCACTCAGCAGGTGCTGAAGGTGACCGCCGTGGATGCCACGCTGCCCCATCTGCCCCTCAAGGCGGTCGACGCCATCACCGGCAGCAGCGAGGAGTCGCTGGTCGGCGCCATTCTCAACGGCTCCAACAAAGTGACCGCTTCGGCGCTGGGGCCGCGCATCACGCGACTGTCTGACGCCGACATTCTGGTCCGCTGGCAGGGCGTGTGTCTGGCCGCTCCGGTCGAGCAGACCCTCAACCGCCTTGGTCATGCCGTTGGCTGCGACGTTCTCTGGAGCGGCGTGGCGGCGCCGGTTCGGGCGCGGGGAATCACGGCCTTGACCGGAGCCATGACGCAGCAGCGGTTGTTTGAGGTCTTCGCCGGCGCGGCGGGGCTGATCGCGCAGTTTGACGGCAAGCAGAGCACCGTGTCCGACCCGACGGCGTCGGACTCGGCGGCCGCCCAGCGCCAACTGCTGCTGAGCGAATCGGCTGCGGCATGGCGCCGTCTGCTGTTGCGTGAGTCTGACCACCTCCGCCAGGCGGAGGGTCACTATGCCTTGGGCATCATCAATGAGTGCCTCAACGATCGCCCCGCGGCGGTGACGGAATATCGCCTGACGGCCCGTCAGTACAGCCAGTCGCTGGCGGCGCCGCAGGCGCTGTTGCGGTCAGCCAAGGTTTGCCTGGCGATGAAAGACTACGCCGGCGCCGAAGAAGACCTCACGGCGTTGCTGGACACGTACCCGCAGTCGGCGGGAATGGATGACGTCTTCCTGGCGCTGGGCAAGGCCAATCTCGAGTCGGGCAGGGAGGCCGAAGCTCTGCGGTTCTTCAAGAGAGTCTACTACCTCGACCGTTCCGTCGAAACGAAGATGGCCGCTGCCCTCGGCGCCGGGAACACCGGTTTCCGCCGCGGCGATTATCAGCAGGCGGTCTCGTGGCTGGGCAAGTACGTCAGCCTCAGCGGCGGCATGAGCCACATCCAGACCGCTCCGGTCCACCTCATGATCGCCCGCAGCCATATGGCGCTGGGAAACCTGTCGCAGGCCCGGCGCGCCCTGTGGTTGTGCCTGTCCGCCAAACCACAGGCCCAGGTCGAACTCGAGGCCTTATTCGAAATGGCGGTGGTCGAAGAGCGCAGCGACCGGTATGCCGCGGCTGTAATCCTCTGCAACCGCGCCGAAAGCCGCATCGGCGCTGACGACCGCCTCCGCGGACAGGTGGTGCTGCTGCGGGCCCAGCTCCATCGCCGAATGGGACTGACCGACAACGCCGCCGTCGATCTGCGGCGGCGACTGCAGCATGTGACCGATCCGGCCGAGGCCGCCACTCTTACCCTCGAACTGGCCGCCTGCTACCGCCTGGGCGGTCAGAGCAGCGAAGCCTACTCGCTGCTGCTGGACCTGCTGACGCGGGTCAAACCCGGTCCGGCGGCCCACCAGGCCCAATGCGAACTGGCTGAACTGTCGCTCGAACTGGGCAAGAACGCCCAGGCCGCCACGCTGGCCACCGAGCTGCTGCGAATGAACCCCGACACGCTGCTGCAAGGCCGCGCCCGCCAGGTGCTCGTGGCGGCGCAGGTGTCGCAGAAGGATTTCAACACGGCTGTTTCGACGATGACCGTCGGCCCCAAGGTGACGGGAGGGGATCGTCGATGA
- a CDS encoding FliI/YscN family ATPase — translation MAVNLDRFTSRLDALKLVRCRGTVARVTGTTIESDGPPVGVGQLCVVHLADGRRVQAEVVGFNGNRRVLLPFEGIDGIAPNDAVAASSSPRRVVLGPALLGRVLDGLCRPIDGKGPLVGEDSRCLDALPPSPLTRRNIDEPLALGIRAFDGLLTLGKGQRVGIFAGSGVGKSTLLGWIARDSAADVNVLALVGERGREVRQFMEESLGPEGLARSVVIVATADACPIQRVKAAFAAITIAEHFRDRGQNVLFMMDSLTRFCQAQREIGLAAGEPPTTKGYCPSVFSMLPRLTERLGLSAIGSITGILTVLVEGDDMNDPVADSARSLLDGHVVLSRKLAEMGHYPAIDIPQSVSRLMPAICTREHLQAAQRVRAAYATYLGAEDLINIGALASGSNRRIDKAVSLIDRINEFLIQSSDQSSEFSRTVATLAEIGSAWDFGGGKKA, via the coding sequence ATGGCTGTTAACCTCGACAGGTTCACCTCCCGCCTGGACGCGCTGAAGCTGGTGCGCTGCCGCGGGACCGTCGCGCGCGTGACGGGCACGACCATCGAGAGCGACGGCCCGCCCGTGGGCGTGGGGCAGCTTTGCGTGGTGCATTTGGCCGACGGGCGGCGCGTGCAGGCCGAGGTGGTCGGCTTCAACGGCAACCGGCGCGTGCTGCTTCCCTTCGAGGGCATAGACGGGATCGCCCCCAACGACGCCGTCGCCGCCAGCAGCAGCCCACGGCGCGTGGTGCTGGGCCCGGCGCTGCTGGGTCGCGTGCTCGACGGTTTGTGCAGGCCCATCGACGGCAAAGGCCCGCTGGTGGGCGAGGACAGCCGCTGCCTGGACGCCCTGCCGCCCTCGCCGCTGACGCGGCGGAACATTGACGAACCGCTGGCGCTGGGGATCCGCGCCTTCGACGGCTTGCTGACGCTGGGCAAGGGGCAGCGCGTGGGCATCTTCGCCGGCAGCGGCGTGGGCAAGAGCACGCTGCTGGGCTGGATCGCCCGCGACAGCGCCGCCGACGTCAACGTGCTGGCTTTGGTGGGCGAGCGCGGGCGCGAGGTGCGACAGTTCATGGAAGAATCGCTGGGGCCCGAGGGGCTGGCCCGCAGCGTCGTGATCGTCGCCACGGCCGACGCCTGCCCGATCCAGCGCGTCAAGGCCGCCTTCGCGGCGATCACCATCGCTGAGCACTTCCGCGACCGCGGGCAGAACGTCCTGTTCATGATGGACTCGCTGACGCGGTTCTGCCAGGCGCAGCGCGAGATCGGCCTGGCCGCCGGCGAGCCGCCGACGACCAAGGGCTACTGCCCCAGCGTCTTTTCGATGCTGCCCCGGCTCACTGAGCGCCTGGGCCTGTCCGCCATCGGCAGCATCACAGGCATCCTGACGGTGCTGGTCGAGGGCGACGACATGAACGATCCGGTCGCCGACTCGGCGCGCTCGCTGCTGGACGGGCACGTGGTGCTCTCGCGCAAGCTGGCCGAGATGGGGCACTATCCGGCTATCGACATCCCCCAGAGCGTCAGCCGCCTGATGCCCGCCATCTGCACGCGCGAGCACCTGCAGGCCGCCCAGCGCGTCCGGGCGGCCTACGCGACCTACTTAGGGGCCGAGGACCTGATCAACATCGGCGCCCTGGCCAGCGGAAGCAACCGCCGCATCGACAAGGCCGTCTCGCTCATCGACCGGATCAACGAGTTTCTCATCCAGTCCAGCGACCAGAGCAGCGAGTTTTCCCGGACGGTCGCGACGCTGGCGGAGATCGGTTCGGCGTGGGATTTCGGCGGGGGTAAGAAGGCATGA
- a CDS encoding MotA/TolQ/ExbB proton channel family protein: MDIATAIGLLAGFGVITWSIVMGGSVMLFVHVPSMLITVGGMLCATCIHFSMGQVLKIFGIIKKTLFYRMPDEQQLIQKMVNYSAINRRDGTLALQQQLAGAGDQFLAMALQMLIDGQSEDNIGKHLSMEIQCLQERHGDGKKMLEFMGNAAPAFGMVGTLIGLIQMLANMSSPDQIGAGMAVALITTFYGAFLANLVFIPLAGKLGIRSKQEMMLREMIVQGTLNICRGENPTTVRENMQAFISAKHREELKPTI, from the coding sequence ATGGATATCGCGACAGCCATCGGTCTGCTGGCGGGTTTTGGCGTAATCACCTGGTCGATCGTGATGGGCGGGTCGGTCATGCTGTTCGTTCACGTGCCGTCCATGCTGATCACCGTCGGAGGGATGCTCTGCGCCACGTGCATCCACTTCTCGATGGGCCAGGTGCTGAAGATCTTCGGGATCATCAAGAAGACGCTCTTCTATCGCATGCCTGACGAGCAGCAGTTGATCCAGAAGATGGTCAACTACTCGGCCATCAACCGCCGCGACGGCACGCTGGCGCTGCAGCAGCAACTCGCCGGCGCCGGCGACCAGTTCCTGGCGATGGCGCTGCAGATGCTCATCGACGGCCAGAGCGAGGACAACATCGGCAAGCACCTGTCGATGGAGATCCAGTGTCTCCAGGAGCGCCACGGCGACGGCAAGAAGATGCTGGAGTTCATGGGCAACGCCGCGCCGGCTTTCGGGATGGTCGGCACGCTGATCGGCCTGATCCAGATGCTGGCCAACATGTCCTCGCCCGACCAGATCGGGGCGGGGATGGCCGTGGCGCTGATTACGACGTTCTACGGGGCGTTCCTGGCCAACCTGGTCTTCATTCCGCTGGCGGGCAAGCTGGGGATCCGCTCCAAGCAGGAAATGATGCTGCGGGAGATGATCGTCCAGGGAACGCTGAACATCTGCCGCGGCGAAAATCCTACGACCGTACGCGAAAACATGCAGGCGTTTATCTCCGCTAAACATCGCGAGGAGCTCAAACCGACGATCTGA
- the fliE gene encoding flagellar hook-basal body complex protein FliE → MAGITPVSGMGALTPSAAGALKPAVSGAGNIDFGQLLKTAIGGADKPQENVVAAIQDLLSGKSKDVLPAVQAMAKADMSFKLLMGVRNKVIDAYKQTLSMQL, encoded by the coding sequence ATGGCAGGAATAACCCCAGTTTCGGGAATGGGCGCTCTGACGCCCTCAGCCGCCGGAGCCCTCAAGCCCGCCGTCAGCGGCGCGGGCAATATCGACTTCGGCCAACTGCTCAAGACCGCCATCGGCGGCGCTGACAAGCCCCAGGAAAACGTCGTTGCGGCCATCCAGGATCTGCTCTCGGGCAAGAGCAAGGACGTCCTGCCTGCCGTTCAGGCCATGGCCAAAGCCGACATGAGCTTCAAACTGCTCATGGGCGTCCGCAACAAAGTGATCGACGCGTACAAGCAGACCTTGAGCATGCAGCTTTAG
- the fliF gene encoding flagellar basal-body MS-ring/collar protein FliF, which translates to MGQLENMGGLLRRLTLVQRVVLLTVVLAVVVACVMLVGWAQQPQMALLYGSLAPEEAAKVVDKVREEGSPFELGQGGTAVYVPVDKVAALRLATASAGLPAADRAGYRILDDEKIGTSPFAQRVNHVRAIEGELAKSLQMIEGVLGARVHVVKPESSVFAGKGKDPSATVVLRLRSGWKLSPANVSAVTHMVAGSIEGMTAAKVMVVDSAGNLLSGEGGDEFTRKADTFLDYKSRVEGYLAKKAEDMLTAVLGPNRVSVRVTAEIDTLNGTQTIETFDPAKRVVSKEEIRSSSGATAGKEENITNEYLVSRTVEQRQDLPGRIKSLSVAAFVCLAQAPPAGEADKGAAGDKKADKPAAGMNEKDVEEIIRNAIGLKESDTLKVVNTAFYEHPAETAGQEQGMFTLDFMLELGRRLSLGILVVGVLVALKMMRGPRKNIASQAALADLPSQQALPGGAAGNLLPSDAADPNALRMQITHALQEKPEEVKRLFLNWAQTQEGAG; encoded by the coding sequence ATGGGCCAACTTGAAAACATGGGCGGTCTCCTGCGGCGGCTGACGCTGGTGCAGCGCGTGGTGCTGCTGACGGTGGTGCTGGCCGTCGTGGTCGCCTGCGTGATGCTGGTAGGCTGGGCCCAGCAACCGCAGATGGCGCTGCTGTACGGGTCGCTGGCGCCGGAAGAGGCCGCCAAAGTCGTCGACAAGGTGCGCGAGGAGGGGTCGCCCTTCGAGTTGGGCCAGGGCGGAACGGCAGTCTATGTCCCGGTCGACAAGGTCGCCGCCCTTCGTCTGGCGACGGCGTCGGCGGGGCTTCCCGCCGCCGACCGGGCGGGCTACCGCATCCTGGATGACGAGAAGATCGGAACCAGCCCCTTCGCCCAGCGCGTCAATCACGTCCGGGCGATCGAGGGCGAACTGGCCAAGAGCCTCCAGATGATCGAGGGCGTGCTCGGCGCCCGCGTACACGTGGTCAAACCCGAAAGCTCCGTCTTTGCCGGAAAGGGCAAGGACCCCTCCGCCACCGTCGTGCTCAGGCTGCGATCGGGATGGAAGCTCTCGCCGGCAAACGTCTCGGCCGTCACGCACATGGTGGCCGGAAGCATCGAGGGGATGACGGCCGCCAAGGTCATGGTCGTCGACAGCGCGGGCAACCTGCTCAGCGGCGAGGGCGGCGACGAGTTCACCCGCAAGGCCGACACGTTCCTGGACTACAAGAGCCGCGTCGAGGGCTACCTGGCCAAGAAGGCCGAAGACATGCTCACGGCCGTGCTGGGGCCCAACCGCGTTTCGGTTCGCGTGACGGCCGAGATCGACACGCTCAACGGCACGCAGACGATCGAGACGTTCGACCCGGCTAAACGCGTCGTGAGCAAGGAGGAGATCCGCTCCTCCTCGGGCGCTACGGCCGGCAAGGAAGAGAACATCACCAACGAGTATCTCGTCAGCCGGACCGTCGAGCAGCGCCAGGACCTGCCCGGTCGCATCAAGTCGCTGTCGGTGGCGGCATTCGTGTGCCTGGCGCAGGCGCCGCCGGCCGGCGAGGCCGACAAGGGCGCCGCCGGTGACAAGAAGGCCGACAAGCCCGCCGCGGGCATGAACGAAAAGGACGTCGAGGAGATCATTCGCAACGCCATTGGTCTCAAAGAGTCCGACACGCTCAAGGTGGTCAATACGGCGTTCTACGAGCACCCCGCCGAGACGGCCGGGCAGGAGCAGGGCATGTTCACCCTGGATTTCATGCTCGAGCTGGGGAGGCGGTTGTCGCTGGGAATCCTGGTCGTCGGGGTGCTGGTGGCGCTGAAGATGATGCGCGGACCCCGCAAGAACATCGCCTCCCAGGCGGCGCTGGCCGACCTGCCCTCGCAGCAGGCGTTGCCCGGCGGGGCCGCCGGAAATCTGCTGCCCTCCGACGCCGCGGACCCCAATGCCTTGAGAATGCAGATCACCCATGCGCTGCAGGAGAAGCCTGAGGAAGTCAAGCGGCTGTTCCTGAACTGGGCCCAGACCCAGGAAGGAGCCGGCTAG
- a CDS encoding FliG C-terminal domain-containing protein — MVACSGVRKAAALLMSLDASTAAALLKSAEPGTLKQIVAEVAYLIQTGQRASSEAVREFLTLLQSGRRQSDPVMQLLEMALGEQAHNVHREVQDLLAMKDPFGQVRSASVEHIAQALDGESPQVIALVLAELPTRKATDLLAAVEEARRAQAVGLMAGGGELSDVVRLKVARALRTKLDAIARKAAQQQDAAGATEQAAAPMSPQQKQHRKVAQVLRGLPADTRGVLLKALAQRSEETAKGVQQMMVLWQDLPIIGDRAVQESLRSVDSRKLALALVGADEPTKAKVRANISERAAAMLDEESSLLSSPKPADVEQSRELILAALRKINDSGELTFEES, encoded by the coding sequence ATGGTCGCCTGCAGCGGAGTTCGAAAGGCCGCGGCGCTGCTGATGAGCCTCGACGCCAGCACGGCAGCGGCGTTGCTCAAGTCGGCCGAACCGGGCACCCTCAAGCAGATCGTCGCCGAGGTGGCGTACCTGATCCAGACCGGTCAGCGCGCCTCGAGCGAGGCGGTGCGGGAGTTCCTGACGCTGCTCCAGAGCGGGCGGCGCCAGAGCGACCCGGTCATGCAACTGCTCGAGATGGCCTTGGGCGAGCAGGCTCACAACGTCCACCGCGAAGTGCAGGACCTGCTGGCGATGAAGGACCCTTTCGGACAGGTCCGCTCGGCCTCGGTCGAACACATCGCCCAGGCCCTGGACGGCGAAAGTCCCCAGGTCATCGCCCTGGTGCTGGCCGAACTGCCCACCAGGAAAGCCACCGACCTGCTCGCCGCCGTCGAAGAGGCGCGACGGGCGCAGGCGGTTGGCCTGATGGCCGGCGGGGGAGAACTTTCCGATGTGGTGCGCCTGAAAGTCGCACGGGCTTTACGGACCAAACTCGATGCCATCGCCCGCAAAGCAGCCCAGCAGCAGGACGCCGCCGGCGCGACCGAACAGGCCGCCGCACCGATGTCGCCCCAGCAGAAGCAGCACCGAAAAGTCGCACAGGTGCTGCGCGGGCTGCCCGCCGACACCCGCGGCGTGCTGCTCAAGGCCCTGGCCCAGCGCAGCGAGGAAACCGCCAAAGGCGTCCAGCAGATGATGGTGCTCTGGCAGGACCTGCCCATCATCGGCGATCGGGCGGTTCAGGAGTCGCTGCGCAGCGTTGACAGCCGAAAACTCGCCCTGGCGCTTGTCGGGGCCGACGAGCCCACCAAGGCCAAGGTGCGGGCCAATATCTCCGAACGGGCTGCCGCCATGCTCGACGAGGAAAGCTCGCTGCTGTCGTCGCCCAAGCCGGCCGACGTCGAGCAGTCGCGGGAGTTGATCCTGGCGGCGCTGCGCAAGATCAACGACAGCGGCGAGCTGACCTTCGAGGAGTCCTGA
- the flgC gene encoding flagellar basal body rod protein FlgC — translation MSNIRMASPVDIAISGMRAESYRMQAIANNIANAYTTRGQDGQPYRRMEVILASTDGMSGVTYSQAQPDTKTGFLRVHQPGHPDADASGYVNMPNVQLPVEMMNMVVASRAYQAGAAVMKKHQEIMDVAVELLK, via the coding sequence ATGAGCAACATACGAATGGCCAGTCCGGTCGATATCGCCATCAGCGGCATGCGGGCCGAGTCGTACCGCATGCAGGCTATCGCCAACAACATCGCCAACGCCTACACCACTCGCGGGCAGGACGGGCAACCGTACCGCCGCATGGAAGTCATTCTCGCCAGCACCGATGGAATGTCAGGCGTGACGTACTCGCAGGCCCAGCCCGACACCAAGACAGGCTTCCTGCGGGTTCACCAGCCCGGACACCCCGACGCCGACGCCAGCGGGTATGTCAACATGCCCAACGTCCAGTTGCCCGTGGAAATGATGAACATGGTGGTCGCCTCGCGGGCGTATCAGGCCGGCGCCGCTGTTATGAAGAAGCACCAGGAAATCATGGACGTAGCCGTGGAACTCCTCAAGTAA
- a CDS encoding flagellar basal body protein — MPIEPDVTTYLEAAVRAAGMRQTAIANNIANLDTAGYRRRAVQFEQTLAAALERGNVSEDDFKAQLVSPMNTPVDDRGNDVSIDQEIGDMVQNTGAYKTYLRLLSKLYRQIEAAVS, encoded by the coding sequence ATGCCAATCGAGCCCGATGTAACCACGTATCTCGAAGCGGCCGTCCGCGCGGCGGGAATGCGTCAGACCGCTATCGCCAACAATATCGCCAACCTCGACACGGCGGGGTACCGCCGCCGCGCGGTGCAGTTCGAACAGACTCTGGCCGCGGCGCTGGAGCGGGGCAATGTGAGCGAGGACGACTTCAAGGCGCAACTGGTCTCGCCCATGAACACCCCCGTCGACGATCGAGGCAACGACGTGAGCATCGACCAGGAAATCGGCGACATGGTCCAGAACACCGGCGCGTACAAGACGTACCTGCGACTGCTGTCCAAGCTGTACCGCCAGATCGAAGCGGCTGTCAGCTGA
- a CDS encoding FliH/SctL family protein, which translates to MGAPVLHLEGKLMSVSVAGIAPGAGSDLMDLQRELAAERAATVQARQAMEQAASELVRLLHELPIGLEKQLATLALEIARKVICREIDAGRYEIDAIVAQALEGIDTRRGGVAVRLNPADLERSGLARGAAGDGAVFQADAAIKPGQCRIETPDGVAEWTLDNHMEQIARALTGSGGDQDGC; encoded by the coding sequence GTGGGCGCACCGGTTCTGCATCTTGAGGGCAAGCTGATGAGCGTCAGCGTCGCCGGGATCGCACCGGGCGCCGGCAGCGACCTGATGGACCTGCAGCGCGAGCTGGCGGCGGAACGCGCCGCGACCGTGCAGGCCCGCCAGGCGATGGAGCAGGCCGCCAGCGAACTGGTGCGGCTGCTGCACGAGCTGCCTATCGGCCTGGAAAAGCAGTTGGCGACGTTGGCCTTGGAGATTGCGCGGAAGGTGATCTGCCGGGAGATCGACGCCGGCCGCTACGAGATTGACGCTATTGTCGCCCAGGCGTTGGAGGGCATCGACACGCGGCGGGGGGGCGTGGCGGTGCGGCTGAACCCCGCCGACCTGGAACGCAGCGGCCTGGCCCGCGGCGCCGCCGGGGACGGGGCGGTGTTCCAGGCCGACGCGGCGATCAAGCCCGGCCAATGCCGCATCGAGACGCCCGACGGCGTGGCGGAATGGACGCTGGACAACCACATGGAACAGATTGCCCGGGCCCTGACCGGCTCGGGCGGAGATCAGGATGGCTGTTAA